A region from the Zonotrichia leucophrys gambelii isolate GWCS_2022_RI chromosome Z, RI_Zleu_2.0, whole genome shotgun sequence genome encodes:
- the TOPORS gene encoding E3 ubiquitin-protein ligase Topors: MADPSRRLAEGARRRRPPGEERREPPGAGRCRTRHRLKAAAALARTESQGPAVNMTSDKEFAENSSFSPKASTSKLPTDASPDSKCPICLDRFDNVAYLDRCLHRFCFRCVQEWSKNKAECPLCKQPFFSIFHTIRAEDDFKEYILSPLETSSFASPDGRRFRYRTTLTRERRARGSPSRRMPSPPDNGMLFEGLSSEPARHRHREIQQMLRRLASRRKASAEGRSLRQIQEEDMITFRRALYRTGVRIRSIQDGGRYREISAEFFRRNPACLHRLVPWLKRELTVLFGAHGSLINIVQHIIMSNVTRYDLESQAFADDLKPFLLNRTEHFLHEFISFARCPFNLEAYDQHANYDCPAPSYEEGSHSDSSIITISPDVAYPQGPDNSLSVPGLGQAPWDDETPGPSYSVSEEVRATIASPLESSESSDEDSASGSRRTKLQTELQANADSNDSGSSSDNCVIVGYVKPLAERTPEVVELSSDSEESIKEEKREEVKKQRPVQCHSWSDSEPSRSFSPHSPTYREDVGSCRSCLSPAVEKMESKGDEKNKYKRKDLPPQDLSWSPSPGSDTVCSPWNHRLSKKGKSRSPQSCSRDSRSSHGHRSKREHHSKSQLKKRRSRSRDSSKHKSKRSSRKSRAHDSRASLKSQRGSLSGESTPSREVSRSRSRSKGHSKRRSRSRDSDRYYVRDSYQSRHQWGSAFCSRKVFGDSYESSSRRKTRSNTLYSRQSASPEYRIRSFIERTDLHSQRGLHERHYYCYERCRSRSRSSNRSRTPSGGNDRMKSEKPGGKRKYKTRHLENTFMESTSLERENESKKTSSKFGDYCKNEDSLSDNRASSETKRKKRKKKMRSPSVEIVYEGKATDTMRHLKKKKKKHKKKHRKHHTNSSVHSSPVVITIDSDSSSKEPESTEWDSSITWTGTTQINERENESPSSFLRRTGCGETAEVDKKYDIPDTRENLDGGVRDADVKLQETAADQSVTTVSTSSNTSHTETVTSYVQEAPAAPSSQLPSPRTSFLECPEREPLILRLPKRLVNRSSWFDFPEEKM; the protein is encoded by the coding sequence ATAGCAGTTTTTCTCCGAAAGCCAGCACCAGTAAGCTGCCGACAGATGCGTCTCCCGACTCCAAGTGCCCCATCTGCCTGGACAGATTTGACAACGTGGCATATCTGGATCGCTGCTTGCACAGGTTCTGCTTCCGCTGCGTGCAAGAGTGGTCCAAGAACAAAGCAGAATGCCCGCTCTGCAAGCAACCcttcttctccattttccaCACAATTCGTGCTGAAGATGACTTCAAGGAGTACATCCTCAGCCCTTTAGAAACAAGCTCTTTTGCCAGCCCCGACGGCCGGAGGTTTCGTTACCGCACCACCTTGACGAGGGAACGCCGCGCGCGCGGTTCCCCTTCCCGAAGGATGCCGTCCCCTCCGGATAACGGGATGTTGTTTGAAGGGCTGTCGAGCGAGCCGGCGCgacacaggcacagggagatTCAGCAGATGCTCAGGAGGCTGGCCTCAAGGAGGAAGGCCAGCGCGGAGGGCAGATCTCTGAGGCAGATCCAGGAGGAGGACATGATCACCTTCCGCAGGGCTCTGTACCGCACTGGCGTGCGCATCCGCAGCATCCAGGACGGTGGCCGATACCGAGAGATTTCGGCCGAGTTCTTCCGCCGCAACCCTGCTTGCCTTCACCGCCTGGTTCCTTGGCTGAAGCGAGAGCTTACGGTCCTGTTTGGTGCCCACGGGTCTCTGATCAACATTGTGCAGCACATCATCATGAGCAACGTAACCAGGTACGATCTGGAAAGCCAGGCCTTTGCTGACGACCTGAAGCCATTTCTGCTGAATCGGACAGAGCACTTCCTGCACGAATTCATCAGTTTTGCTCGTTGTCCTTTTAACTTAGAAGCATACGATCAACACGCCAATTATGACTGTCCTGCCCCGTCGTATGAGGAAGGAAGCCACTCAGACTCATCAATTATTACAATATCTCCCGATGTGGCGTACCCGCAAGGGCCGGATAATAGTTTGTCTGTTCCTGGCCTTGGTCAGGCCCCGTGGGATGATGAAACTCCGGGGCCTTCCTATTCCGTTTCAGAAGAGGTTCGTGCAACCATAGCTTCTCCTCTGGAGTCATCAGAAAGTTCTGACGAGGACTCTGCTTCAGGGAGCCGAAGAACCAAGCTGCAGACTGAGTTACAGGCCAATGCTGACTCAAACGACAGTGGCTCTTCCTCAGACAATTGTGTCATTGTTGGGTACGTTAAGCCGCTGGCTGAGAGGACCCCAGAAGTGGTCGAGCTGTCCTCTGACTCTGAGGAGTCCatcaaggaagagaaaagggaagaggTCAAGAAACAGCGACCAGTTCAGTGTCACAGCTGGAGTGACAGTGAACCAAGCAGGAGCTTCTCACCACATTCCCCAACATACAGGGAGGATGTAGGAAGTTGTAGAAGCTGTTTATCTCCTGCAGTTGAAAAGATGGAATCAAAAGGGGATGAGAAGaacaaatacaaaagaaaagatCTGCCTCCACAGGACTTGAGTTGGAGCCCCTCTCCAGGGAGTGATACAGTATGCTCCCCTTGGAATCACAGATTGTCTAAAAAGGGAAAGTCTAGAAGCCCACAGTCCTGTTCACGGGACAGTCGAAGCAGCCATGGCCATCGGTCTAAAAGGGAGCACCATAGCAAAAGCCAACTTAAAAAGAGACGATCGAGAAGCAGAGATAGTAGCAAACATAAgagcaaaagaagcagcagaaaatcaagGGCTCATGACAGCAGAGCCTCTCTGAAAAGCCAGAGGGGCTCTCTAAGTGGTGAGAGCACTCCATCCAGAGAAGTGAGCCGATCACGTTCACGCAGCAAAGGCCACAGTAAAAGGAGATCAAGAAGTAGAGACAGTGATCGCTACTATGTAAGAGACAGTTACCAAAGTAGACACCAGTGGGGTTCTGCTTTCTGTAGTCGAAAGGTGTTTGGAGACAGCTATGAATCCTCCAGCAGAAGGAAGACCCGGTCTAACACTCTTTACTCGCGGCAATCTGCTAGTCCAGAATACAGGATACGATCATTTATTGAGAGGACAGATCTGCATAGCCAGAGGGGACTCCATGAGAGACACTATTACTGTTACGAAAGATGCAGGTCAAGGAGTCGGTCAAGCAACAGATCAAGGACTCCTTCTGGAGGAAATGACAGAATGAAAAGTGAAAAGCCTGGTGGAAAAAGGAAGTACAAAACTCGCCACCTGGAGAATACATTCATGGAAAGCACAAGtctagaaagagaaaatgagtcCAAGAAAACTTCCTCAAAATTTGGTGATTACTGCAAAAATGAAGATAGCCTGTCAGACAATCGTGCAAGCAGTGAGACAAAGCgtaagaaaaggaagaagaaaatgaggagTCCAAGCGTGGAGATAGTCTATGAAGGAAAAGCAACGGACACGATGAGgcatcttaaaaagaaaaagaagaagcatAAGAAGAAACACCGGAAACATCACACGAATAGCTCAGTACATTCTTCTCCGGTGGTGATTACAATTGATAGTGATAGTAGTAGCAAGGAACCAGAAAGTACCGAATGGGACAGCAGTATTACATGGACAGGCACAACTCAAATaaatgagagggaaaatgaGTCTCCATCTTCTTTTCTAAGGAGGACAGGATGTGGGGAAACTGCAGAAGTAGACAAAAAGTATGATATCCCTGACACAAGGGAAAACTTAGATGGTGGCGTTAGAGATGCTGATGTCAAACttcaggaaacagcagctgATCAGAGTGTTACCACAGTGAGTACCAGCAGTAACACCTCTCACACAGAAACTGTAACCAGTTATGTTCAGGAAGCACCAGCAGCGCCTTCCAGTCAACTGCCTTCCCCCAGGACTTCCTTCCTAGAGTGTCCAGAGAGAGAGCCATTGATACTGCGACTTCCAAAGAGACTTGTCAACAGATCCTCATGGTTTGatttcccagaagaaaaaatgtag